From Chlamydiota bacterium, the proteins below share one genomic window:
- a CDS encoding HNH endonuclease: MEDFEKVNYKKFRDKILHRDTYHCQKCKKEFATDELDIHHVIPKSHGGSSNAENVHTLCKKHHRLLHKENNTLDEYAFEFKHFNNVEKMIDTFVEESEESEDYGESESELEELGDIDIEDLEDFDNKRKDFDEEV, encoded by the coding sequence ATGGAAGATTTCGAAAAAGTTAATTACAAAAAATTCCGAGATAAAATCCTGCATCGCGATACGTACCACTGCCAGAAATGCAAGAAAGAATTTGCAACCGATGAACTGGATATCCATCATGTGATACCCAAATCCCATGGAGGATCCTCCAATGCTGAGAACGTTCATACCCTTTGTAAAAAACACCATCGACTTCTTCACAAGGAAAACAATACCCTTGATGAATATGCCTTTGAATTCAAACATTTTAACAATGTTGAGAAAATGATAGATACTTTTGTAGAAGAAAGCGAAGAATCTGAAGATTATGGAGAATCTGAGAGCGAACTGGAAGAGCTCGGAGATATTGATATTGAAGATTTGGAGGATTTTGACAACAAGCGCAAAGATTTTGATGAAGAAGTGTGA
- the holA gene encoding DNA polymerase III subunit delta has product MTPQKKKRSSILFLLGSDEFLLEKRAVQLLEIETLRLTNPSVEIFESAESILEEVIESCLTPPLFTKEKYIWVRNLKVLEKAHAQDEVKFLSFLKQEMPSQNTLVLTHTKVDQRRKIILELKKVAQVEVIETQEQGVREQVQGMLKASQKRMAPQVYDLFVEWTGHDPLASRAELEKVITYVGPSREVIEEDDLWAVVSSNKEEPFFKFVDELLTRKIDAPLKVLHQLMRQEESGIGLVTHFINSLRMLIQVRSLIEEGYWKEGSTLSYYDKQKIQQWVNGLPPEVSGAFPKESNLLRQHPYRLYLLLQQSSNFTISELKSLFLSACQAYWELVNSKPVEKVLEKLVFKTVNGT; this is encoded by the coding sequence ATGACTCCTCAAAAAAAGAAACGAAGCTCAATTTTATTTCTGTTAGGTTCAGATGAGTTTCTGCTTGAAAAAAGGGCTGTTCAATTGCTTGAGATTGAAACCCTTCGTCTCACCAATCCCTCAGTAGAAATTTTTGAAAGTGCAGAATCTATCTTAGAGGAAGTGATCGAGAGTTGTCTCACCCCCCCTCTTTTCACAAAAGAAAAATACATTTGGGTCAGAAACTTAAAAGTTCTTGAGAAGGCCCATGCTCAGGATGAGGTAAAATTTCTATCATTTCTTAAACAAGAAATGCCTTCTCAAAACACTTTAGTTTTAACTCACACCAAGGTGGATCAGAGGAGAAAAATTATTTTAGAGTTAAAGAAGGTCGCCCAGGTTGAAGTGATAGAAACACAGGAACAAGGTGTTCGAGAGCAAGTTCAAGGGATGCTTAAGGCCTCTCAAAAGAGAATGGCCCCTCAAGTCTATGATCTTTTTGTCGAGTGGACGGGTCATGATCCACTGGCTTCTAGAGCCGAACTGGAAAAGGTGATCACTTATGTCGGGCCTTCAAGAGAGGTGATTGAGGAAGACGATCTTTGGGCGGTCGTTTCTTCAAACAAAGAAGAACCGTTTTTTAAATTTGTTGATGAACTTTTAACAAGAAAAATAGATGCCCCCCTTAAAGTTCTTCATCAATTGATGCGACAGGAGGAAAGCGGTATTGGACTGGTGACCCATTTTATCAATAGCTTAAGGATGCTGATTCAAGTTCGATCTTTAATTGAAGAAGGCTATTGGAAGGAAGGGAGTACCCTATCCTATTATGATAAGCAGAAAATTCAACAATGGGTGAACGGACTTCCTCCAGAAGTAAGCGGTGCCTTTCCTAAGGAGTCCAATCTTCTTCGCCAACACCCTTATCGCCTCTATCTTTTATTGCAGCAAAGTTCAAATTTTACGATTTCTGAACTCAAAAGCCTTTTTTTAAGTGCGTGTCAGGCTTATTGGGAATTGGTCAATTCAAAACCGGTTGAAAAGGTGTTAGAAAAATTAGTTTTTAAAACGGTGAATGGAACTTAG
- a CDS encoding O-antigen ligase family protein — protein sequence MEASKNLLIKMEWALNACLLAIPIALTFSRALIEILFILVILGRVLIAYLKEEKLFRRHSLFGPLLSFACVGILSLIHCEFLMKGFKEWVNLAEYLLITCIAFEQFSREKRLMFLLVQIIFWSSFVIALDGLVQFYLGHDLIRMKEPQVFQNVFRLTASFNHPNSLGIYLAMVIPIVLAACTEKFKWIYVVLLGLLLGVLILTYSRGSWLALAMAWILYALIKDKRLLIPMVILGIVLIYFLPEVLLQRMKDVFNFKNVTTQMRWTTWHEAFNLYLKKPWMGYGLKSFSLVLKKGYVHNCFLQILVEMGVAGFISFIWILAVFFKKTLSSKNPNYVVGIGCSVVAFTLHAATDTDLYSIPIATFFWFLLGVGISSNRENISDFSKDSSPSKKW from the coding sequence ATGGAAGCTTCTAAAAATCTCCTCATTAAAATGGAATGGGCACTGAATGCGTGCTTACTCGCTATTCCCATCGCCTTAACATTCTCACGTGCTTTAATTGAAATCTTGTTTATCCTAGTTATCTTGGGCAGAGTTTTGATTGCCTATCTTAAAGAGGAGAAACTTTTTAGACGACATTCCCTTTTTGGGCCTCTTCTTTCTTTTGCTTGCGTCGGAATTCTTTCTTTAATTCACTGCGAATTTCTAATGAAGGGTTTCAAAGAATGGGTTAATTTGGCAGAGTACCTTCTCATCACTTGCATTGCTTTTGAACAATTTTCCAGGGAAAAGCGGCTGATGTTTTTGTTGGTTCAAATTATTTTTTGGTCTTCTTTTGTGATTGCGCTGGATGGGCTTGTTCAATTTTATTTAGGGCATGATTTAATTCGAATGAAAGAGCCTCAAGTTTTTCAAAATGTTTTTCGATTGACGGCCTCATTCAATCATCCGAATAGCCTGGGAATCTATCTGGCGATGGTGATCCCAATTGTTTTGGCTGCATGTACTGAAAAATTTAAATGGATATATGTTGTTCTTTTAGGACTCCTCTTAGGAGTCCTGATTCTTACTTATTCTCGAGGGTCATGGCTGGCTCTGGCAATGGCCTGGATTCTTTATGCGCTGATTAAGGATAAAAGGCTTCTCATTCCGATGGTGATTTTAGGAATTGTTTTGATTTATTTTCTCCCCGAAGTCCTTCTTCAAAGAATGAAAGATGTTTTTAATTTTAAAAATGTAACAACCCAAATGAGGTGGACGACCTGGCATGAGGCCTTCAATCTTTATTTAAAGAAACCCTGGATGGGGTATGGATTAAAAAGCTTTTCTTTGGTTCTTAAGAAAGGATATGTGCATAATTGCTTTTTACAAATTCTTGTTGAAATGGGTGTGGCAGGATTCATTTCTTTCATTTGGATTTTAGCTGTTTTCTTTAAGAAAACTTTATCATCAAAGAACCCAAATTACGTTGTTGGCATAGGGTGTTCAGTTGTGGCTTTTACCCTCCATGCAGCCACCGACACAGATCTTTATTCGATTCCTATCGCAACCTTTTTTTGGTTTTTGCTAGGAGTAGGTATTAGCTCAAACCGAGAAAATATTTCTGATTTTTCCAAAGATAGTTCCCCATCGAAAAAATGGTAA
- the pgsA gene encoding CDP-diacylglycerol--glycerol-3-phosphate 3-phosphatidyltransferase, giving the protein MNLPNKLTVLRILLMPLAFFLVFQNHWASFLSGYILSILIGFTDYFDGYLARRYGTVTRFGQFLDPLADKIFVITLLLYFMEVHQIPAWFIILILIREFAMTDLRTLTAQEKVNLHVDIFGKRKALFQYLLLFHLGYLRFLELIHSPLEGFFRIFAQGTLIFLLILVTFFTIFSMGNYLWKNQKYFLGLS; this is encoded by the coding sequence ATGAACCTCCCCAACAAATTAACTGTTTTAAGAATTCTCTTGATGCCGCTTGCTTTTTTCCTTGTCTTTCAAAACCACTGGGCCTCTTTTCTAAGCGGCTATATCTTATCTATCCTGATTGGTTTCACAGATTATTTTGATGGATATCTCGCCCGCCGTTATGGAACGGTCACGCGCTTTGGCCAATTTCTGGATCCCTTAGCGGATAAAATTTTTGTAATTACGCTTCTCCTATATTTTATGGAAGTACATCAAATCCCGGCTTGGTTTATTATTCTTATTTTGATTAGGGAATTTGCGATGACAGATTTAAGAACCTTGACGGCTCAGGAAAAGGTTAATCTCCATGTTGACATTTTTGGAAAAAGAAAGGCCCTTTTTCAATATCTCTTGCTCTTTCATCTAGGATATCTCAGATTTTTGGAACTCATTCATAGTCCGTTGGAGGGATTTTTTAGAATTTTTGCACAGGGAACTCTTATTTTTTTGCTGATTCTTGTAACTTTTTTTACCATTTTTTCGATGGGGAACTATCTTTGGAAAAATCAGAAATATTTTCTCGGTTTGAGCTAA
- a CDS encoding threonylcarbamoyl-AMP synthase — protein MTKHLEIDRLNPDQALLDHAAEVLRAGALVAIPTDTVYGLGVNILLPLSVEKVYEVKQRSKEKSLPILLARMEQLDEHISNLDLKVRKLIQCFWPGPLTLILLCDRGPLKGRKVGFRVPDDKIATEIIARAQVPIGCPSANLSGGLGARTAQEVLNDLGGKIDLLIDGGPTRIGKGSTMIEVDANKGIKFHRRGFISEELIDTCLNRPSLEKGEIKKVLFVCTGNSCRSVIAEWLFRHFVSGVKEVTTLSAGTTAFPGIRPSENTVLVMKENEVDVSKHLSQSLTPELIEGVDLVIAMTRAHQRFILEISSNPAVDSKKVHLLMEFASRWDFFGVDVEDPIGQPLWAYRNCLEMMRDPIKKIIELL, from the coding sequence ATGACAAAACATCTTGAAATTGATCGTTTGAATCCAGATCAAGCCCTCTTAGATCATGCAGCAGAAGTTCTTCGTGCAGGAGCTTTGGTCGCGATCCCTACCGATACTGTTTACGGATTAGGGGTTAATATTCTGCTGCCCTTGTCTGTGGAGAAGGTGTATGAAGTTAAACAGCGTTCTAAGGAGAAATCTTTACCGATTTTATTGGCCAGAATGGAGCAGTTAGATGAGCATATCTCTAACCTTGATTTAAAGGTGAGAAAACTCATTCAGTGTTTTTGGCCAGGGCCCTTAACGCTCATTTTGTTATGTGATCGGGGTCCTCTTAAAGGGCGCAAAGTAGGATTTAGAGTTCCAGATGATAAAATTGCGACCGAAATCATTGCAAGAGCTCAAGTCCCTATCGGTTGTCCCAGTGCTAATTTAAGTGGGGGACTAGGAGCAAGAACTGCCCAGGAGGTTTTGAATGATTTAGGGGGGAAAATCGATCTTCTGATTGATGGAGGACCTACAAGGATTGGTAAGGGATCTACCATGATTGAGGTTGATGCCAATAAAGGAATTAAATTTCATCGTCGAGGTTTTATTTCTGAGGAACTCATTGACACCTGTCTTAACCGTCCGTCCTTGGAAAAGGGGGAAATTAAAAAGGTTCTTTTTGTTTGTACAGGAAATAGTTGTAGAAGTGTGATAGCCGAATGGCTTTTTAGGCACTTTGTGAGTGGAGTGAAAGAGGTCACCACCCTTTCTGCAGGAACCACTGCTTTTCCAGGGATTCGCCCTTCTGAAAATACCGTTCTTGTGATGAAGGAAAATGAAGTGGATGTTTCCAAACATCTTTCTCAATCCTTAACTCCGGAACTGATTGAGGGTGTCGATCTTGTCATTGCAATGACACGGGCCCATCAGCGTTTTATTCTTGAAATTTCCTCGAACCCTGCGGTAGATTCAAAGAAAGTTCATCTTTTAATGGAATTTGCAAGCCGGTGGGATTTCTTTGGGGTGGATGTAGAAGATCCCATTGGGCAACCGCTTTGGGCTTATCGAAATTGTTTGGAGATGATGAGAGATCCCATTAAAAAAATAATTGAGTTGTTATGA
- a CDS encoding serine hydroxymethyltransferase encodes MSHLQTVDPEIFKAIQNETLRQSQGLELIASENFVSEAVLEALGSVMTNKYAEGYPEKRWYSGCEFVDRAEQLAIDRAKKIFGAEHVNVQPHSGSQANMAVYFSQLQVGDTILAMDLAHGGHLTHGHKVNFSGQFFNIVSYGVNRETEMLDYDLIRSLALQHKPKLILGGASAYPRIIDAQKFRAIADEIGAHLMIDMAHFAGLVAAGLHPNPVPYSHFVTTTTHKTLRGPRGGMILCKNEFAKEIDAQIFPGIQGGPLMHVIAAKAVAFREALSEDFKEYQSRIIANAKALADALAQKGLRIVSGGTDNHLMLVDLSSLKITGKDAASALDKAGITVNKNLIPFDKESPFKASGIRIGTPAITTRGMNVKEMPMVAELIVEVLKHPDDSKTHQVVRKKVLDLCHAFPLYQERIVQP; translated from the coding sequence ATGAGCCATCTTCAAACAGTTGATCCTGAAATTTTTAAGGCGATTCAAAATGAAACGCTTCGGCAGTCCCAAGGGCTTGAGTTGATTGCCTCAGAAAATTTTGTCAGTGAGGCCGTTCTTGAGGCTTTGGGATCGGTTATGACCAATAAATATGCGGAAGGGTACCCGGAAAAACGCTGGTACAGTGGCTGTGAATTTGTCGATCGTGCTGAACAATTGGCAATTGATCGAGCCAAAAAAATTTTTGGGGCAGAACATGTTAATGTTCAACCTCATTCGGGTTCCCAAGCGAACATGGCTGTTTATTTCAGTCAATTGCAGGTAGGGGATACCATTCTCGCCATGGATCTTGCTCATGGCGGGCACTTGACTCATGGACATAAAGTCAACTTTTCAGGGCAGTTTTTTAACATTGTTTCTTATGGGGTCAATCGTGAAACAGAAATGCTGGACTATGATTTAATACGCAGTCTCGCCCTTCAGCATAAACCAAAGTTGATTTTAGGAGGCGCTAGCGCTTATCCTCGGATCATTGATGCTCAAAAATTCCGTGCGATTGCTGATGAAATAGGGGCGCATCTCATGATTGATATGGCGCATTTTGCAGGACTGGTTGCCGCAGGGCTTCACCCGAATCCTGTTCCTTATTCACATTTTGTTACGACCACGACTCATAAGACCCTTCGAGGCCCTCGGGGCGGTATGATTCTTTGTAAAAACGAATTTGCTAAAGAAATAGATGCTCAAATTTTTCCTGGAATTCAAGGCGGACCTCTCATGCATGTGATTGCAGCAAAGGCGGTCGCATTTCGGGAAGCCCTCTCAGAGGATTTTAAGGAATATCAAAGTCGAATTATTGCCAATGCAAAGGCCTTGGCGGATGCCTTGGCCCAAAAAGGCTTGCGCATTGTTTCTGGCGGGACGGACAATCATTTGATGCTGGTGGATCTTTCCTCATTAAAAATTACTGGAAAAGATGCGGCAAGCGCTCTAGACAAGGCAGGGATTACCGTTAACAAGAATTTAATTCCTTTTGATAAAGAAAGTCCATTTAAAGCCAGTGGAATTCGCATTGGGACTCCAGCCATTACGACCCGTGGAATGAATGTAAAAGAAATGCCGATGGTCGCCGAACTCATTGTAGAAGTTTTAAAACATCCAGATGATTCTAAAACCCATCAAGTTGTTCGTAAAAAAGTTTTGGATTTGTGCCATGCCTTTCCCCTTTATCAGGAGCGAATTGTCCAACCATGA
- the nrdR gene encoding transcriptional repressor NrdR produces the protein MKCPFCAHLEDRVVDSRESGEGFSIRRRRECLSCQRRFTTYEKIEEIPLKVIKKDDTREDYDRRKILSGMLKACEKRPISVEQIEGMVDEIERAIEKGHEQEVSSKEIGELVMEKLHHIDEVAYVRFASVYRQFKDVNEFMEVIKKLLKG, from the coding sequence ATGAAATGTCCCTTTTGTGCCCATCTTGAAGATCGAGTTGTTGATTCTAGAGAATCAGGAGAGGGCTTCTCCATTCGGCGTCGACGAGAATGCCTTTCCTGCCAACGACGGTTTACCACTTATGAAAAGATTGAGGAAATTCCGCTCAAGGTGATTAAAAAGGATGACACGCGTGAGGATTATGACCGTCGGAAAATTTTAAGTGGCATGCTTAAGGCTTGCGAAAAACGTCCCATCAGTGTTGAACAAATTGAAGGCATGGTGGATGAAATTGAGCGAGCGATTGAGAAAGGACATGAACAGGAAGTAAGCTCGAAAGAGATTGGCGAGCTCGTGATGGAAAAACTTCATCATATTGATGAAGTAGCCTATGTTCGCTTTGCATCCGTTTACAGGCAATTCAAAGATGTCAATGAATTTATGGAAGTGATTAAGAAACTGTTGAAGGGATAA
- a CDS encoding nucleotidyl transferase AbiEii/AbiGii toxin family protein, with translation MLTLNQMNQYFPEPVVRRNPKGTLVEYLQYEILDSLFKNKEASKLGFIGGTAIRILHQSPRFSEDLDFDNFALSYRNFEVLLGKTCKDMKLKGFLIEYKMVQRGAYHCYIRFPSILYETGISSNQEEKILIRIDTELKKKHYQQSTFVLNGFSIYRKIMVAPPSILLAQKMITVLQRKREKGRDLFDVSFLCGIAKPDFSYVGKLLSLKKDKFLNLFRDRIDQLDLNFLAKDVEPFLFYPQQKERILTFKEYFGQLDL, from the coding sequence ATGCTTACCCTAAACCAAATGAATCAATATTTCCCTGAACCGGTGGTAAGACGAAACCCGAAGGGGACGCTCGTCGAATACTTACAGTACGAAATATTAGATTCGCTTTTCAAAAATAAGGAAGCCTCTAAGCTAGGTTTTATAGGAGGTACGGCGATTCGGATTCTTCACCAAAGCCCTCGTTTTTCTGAGGATTTAGACTTTGATAATTTTGCTTTGAGTTACCGTAACTTTGAGGTCTTGTTGGGGAAAACATGTAAGGATATGAAGTTAAAGGGCTTCCTGATTGAATATAAGATGGTTCAACGTGGAGCTTACCATTGTTATATCCGTTTTCCGTCCATTTTGTATGAAACGGGCATTTCAAGCAATCAAGAGGAAAAGATTCTGATCAGGATTGATACAGAACTCAAAAAAAAACACTATCAACAATCGACCTTCGTGTTGAACGGCTTTTCTATTTATAGAAAGATTATGGTAGCGCCGCCTTCCATTTTATTGGCGCAAAAGATGATAACCGTTCTACAAAGGAAACGAGAAAAAGGACGAGACCTATTTGATGTTTCATTTTTGTGTGGGATTGCAAAGCCAGACTTCAGTTATGTTGGGAAACTTTTATCATTGAAAAAGGATAAATTCTTGAACCTTTTTCGGGATAGAATCGATCAGCTGGATCTCAATTTCTTGGCAAAGGATGTAGAGCCTTTTTTATTTTACCCTCAGCAGAAAGAACGAATATTGACGTTCAAAGAATATTTCGGTCAACTGGATCTGTAA
- a CDS encoding SurA N-terminal domain-containing protein: MLDQLRKNRKLILLILLILIVPPFIFFGIESAFVKKEDPILAVISGDKIRLSNFLKAKTNVSAILSLEQGRPPDERTLTPLTWQRLIFLKKAQEGGLIITDAELSEAIQKKFGMDGKPFDLVTYENILKQGLHLSVFDFEKSYREALVIQKFQDALTELVQVSDEEIQEAFFYDREKREVLYCEIPSERFTPKVTATDSELKDFFDKNQEVFRIETQRQVRYVSIPLKDLESQVKISQEEIESYYHQHEDSFKKSLNEVSGEIEKTLKRTQIEALGKKKARKIYQKLIHKKSFKSVAQKFNILLEKTGYFTEKEPATLWKNQPQTLQNIFQNELKTPLKPVLINGIYYVIVPFQEKASYIPIFEKAKDKVRSLVLSDKAKEEAHQAILSLEKNVKEIMTDQKLSFEEACKSQKEKVLKLAPFTRSESELSSDPFNLIKKAAWTRAVNQASEPQGTQNGYALFIVKESLAPAPEEFEKLKTAYKARILARKKQKVLYGYYQSLTEQCKFYDTGK, from the coding sequence ATGCTCGATCAACTTAGAAAAAATAGAAAACTCATCCTACTTATCCTTTTAATTTTGATTGTTCCTCCCTTCATTTTCTTTGGAATCGAGAGCGCCTTTGTAAAAAAAGAAGATCCGATCCTCGCAGTTATTTCCGGAGACAAAATTAGATTATCCAATTTTTTAAAAGCTAAAACAAACGTATCTGCCATTCTTTCCCTCGAGCAAGGGCGACCACCGGATGAACGCACGCTAACCCCTTTGACATGGCAACGACTTATTTTTCTAAAAAAAGCTCAAGAGGGAGGGCTGATCATCACAGATGCTGAACTTTCTGAAGCCATTCAAAAAAAATTTGGAATGGATGGAAAACCCTTTGATCTTGTTACTTACGAAAACATCCTAAAACAGGGGTTGCATTTGTCTGTTTTTGATTTTGAAAAATCTTATCGAGAAGCCTTGGTCATCCAAAAATTTCAAGATGCTTTAACAGAATTGGTTCAAGTCAGTGATGAGGAAATTCAAGAAGCATTTTTTTATGACCGAGAAAAACGAGAAGTTCTATATTGTGAGATCCCCTCCGAAAGATTCACCCCTAAAGTGACAGCGACTGATTCCGAATTAAAAGATTTCTTTGACAAAAACCAAGAAGTCTTCCGGATAGAAACTCAACGCCAAGTTCGTTATGTCTCTATCCCCCTTAAAGACTTAGAATCCCAAGTAAAGATATCTCAAGAAGAAATTGAAAGCTATTACCATCAGCATGAAGATTCTTTTAAAAAATCTTTAAATGAAGTTTCTGGAGAAATTGAGAAAACGCTCAAACGAACACAAATCGAGGCCCTGGGTAAAAAGAAAGCCCGTAAAATCTACCAAAAGTTAATTCACAAAAAATCTTTCAAGAGCGTTGCTCAAAAATTTAATATTCTCCTTGAAAAAACGGGCTATTTCACTGAAAAAGAGCCTGCCACCCTCTGGAAAAATCAACCGCAAACCCTACAAAATATTTTTCAAAACGAGCTCAAAACACCCCTCAAACCTGTTTTAATCAATGGAATTTATTATGTGATTGTCCCTTTTCAAGAGAAGGCTTCTTACATCCCCATCTTCGAGAAGGCGAAGGATAAGGTTCGAAGTCTGGTGCTTTCGGATAAAGCCAAAGAAGAGGCTCATCAAGCAATTTTGTCTTTGGAAAAGAATGTAAAAGAAATCATGACCGATCAAAAACTCTCTTTTGAGGAAGCCTGCAAAAGCCAAAAAGAAAAAGTTTTAAAACTAGCTCCGTTTACTCGTTCAGAATCAGAGCTATCTTCTGATCCTTTTAACTTGATTAAAAAAGCGGCCTGGACACGTGCTGTGAATCAGGCATCCGAGCCTCAAGGGACTCAAAATGGGTATGCCCTTTTTATTGTAAAAGAGAGCCTCGCTCCCGCTCCAGAAGAATTCGAAAAATTGAAGACGGCCTATAAGGCGAGAATCCTCGCACGTAAAAAGCAAAAGGTTTTATACGGGTATTATCAGTCCCTAACCGAGCAATGTAAATTCTACGATACGGGAAAGTAA
- a CDS encoding NYN domain-containing protein gives MTVIIDVHNMLHEVRLYQKLSLKHYEEALQKMIHDLVQYRDWTGDHLVLVFDGTLREDLKRYGVEMIFSGFEKSADACIEAWVAKASSKSNILVVTQDHGIQNLVTALGARFISPSQFKRSMDFEIENHKPKRFKF, from the coding sequence ATGACTGTCATCATTGATGTCCACAACATGCTTCACGAAGTGAGGCTTTATCAAAAGCTTAGTCTTAAGCATTATGAGGAAGCTCTTCAGAAAATGATTCATGACCTGGTTCAATACCGGGATTGGACAGGGGATCATCTTGTTCTGGTTTTTGATGGGACCCTCCGAGAGGATCTTAAGAGGTATGGGGTTGAGATGATTTTCAGTGGTTTCGAGAAAAGCGCAGATGCCTGTATTGAAGCTTGGGTTGCAAAAGCTTCTTCGAAATCCAATATTCTCGTTGTAACTCAAGATCATGGGATTCAGAATCTAGTAACCGCTTTAGGAGCTCGCTTTATTTCCCCTTCCCAATTCAAAAGGTCCATGGACTTTGAAATTGAAAACCACAAGCCCAAGCGTTTCAAATTTTAA
- a CDS encoding ATP-binding protein gives MSFIAGPRQIGKTTAVQRFLKEEGQDHLYYNWDTATVKRKYIANPLFFIEDIPSDHNQSWVAFDEIHKYPKWKNLLKGYYDEWHEKTQFIVTGSARLDLFRRSGDSLVGRYFLFKMLPLGVREIVSNPRSSPNPEWTPKDASPIFPEANRDFGEALDHLIHLTGYPEPLSVGTEEFYTRWRDQHISLILHEDLRDLTKITQIQKLETLLYLLPERIGAPLSLNSLVTPLEVAHGSIRSWLEAMKRVYLIFSIKPWTARLSRSILREEKYYFWDWGMADKVGAKFENFVAVQLQRAISCWNEKGKGNFQLHYIRTKEGQEIDFAITNKNKVVLLIEAKENETSLSKSLPYFQEKVQSDLAIQVVNKRNIYIQKGKGLYIVGADRLFSLLP, from the coding sequence ATGTCTTTCATCGCCGGACCTCGACAAATTGGAAAAACAACCGCTGTTCAACGATTTTTGAAAGAAGAGGGCCAAGATCATCTTTACTATAACTGGGATACGGCAACGGTTAAAAGAAAATATATCGCCAATCCCCTCTTTTTTATAGAAGATATTCCCAGTGATCACAATCAATCGTGGGTTGCCTTCGATGAAATACATAAATACCCAAAATGGAAGAATCTATTAAAGGGATATTATGACGAATGGCATGAAAAAACCCAGTTTATTGTGACGGGTAGCGCCAGACTGGATCTTTTTAGACGATCGGGGGATAGCCTGGTTGGACGATATTTCCTTTTCAAAATGCTTCCCTTGGGCGTTCGAGAAATCGTTTCAAACCCAAGATCCTCTCCCAATCCTGAATGGACGCCCAAAGACGCCTCCCCCATTTTCCCAGAGGCAAATCGAGATTTTGGAGAAGCGCTGGATCACCTGATTCATTTAACGGGCTATCCTGAACCTCTCTCTGTGGGTACGGAAGAATTCTATACACGCTGGCGAGATCAGCATATCTCTCTCATCCTTCATGAAGATTTACGTGATTTAACAAAAATCACGCAAATTCAAAAACTTGAAACTCTGCTTTATCTTTTGCCTGAAAGAATTGGGGCACCTTTATCCCTCAATTCCCTGGTCACCCCTCTGGAAGTGGCTCATGGGTCTATTCGTTCCTGGCTTGAGGCCATGAAAAGGGTCTATCTCATTTTTTCCATCAAACCATGGACCGCCCGTTTATCTCGAAGCATACTCAGAGAAGAGAAATACTATTTTTGGGACTGGGGAATGGCTGACAAGGTTGGCGCTAAGTTCGAGAACTTTGTCGCCGTCCAACTTCAACGCGCTATCTCATGCTGGAACGAAAAAGGCAAAGGGAACTTTCAACTGCATTATATTCGAACAAAAGAAGGGCAAGAAATAGATTTCGCAATCACAAATAAAAACAAGGTCGTCCTTTTGATAGAGGCAAAGGAAAATGAAACATCTCTATCAAAAAGTCTTCCCTATTTTCAAGAAAAAGTACAATCAGATCTTGCCATTCAGGTCGTCAACAAAAGGAATATTTACATCCAGAAAGGAAAAGGCCTTTATATCGTGGGAGCGGACCGCCTCTTTTCCCTGTTACCTTAA